From the Bos javanicus breed banteng chromosome 7, ARS-OSU_banteng_1.0, whole genome shotgun sequence genome, the window TATCCACTGGGCTGCATAACAAAATGCCATTCTCCACTTTGTTCTGGGTGACCGGGCATGGAGGAACGCAGTCAGCCTGAGCAGTTATTATTTTGGTTGTTGTCTTTGatgtgccaaagaaatgatgacaTAGAAGCCCGGAGCCTGGCTCAGGAGCCAGAAGCTTGTTAGTGATTAGAAGGGGGATAAAGGCCCTGTGGAGTTTCCCATTGTGTGTGTAGGGCTCAGAGCTGCCAGCTCTCTATCCTGGAGCTTTGAGTACAGTTGGAGCCCCCTGAACTGGCCCCCTGGGAGCTGGGTGTGTGGAAAGAGTCAGGAGCAGCTAGGTCTGCCTCTCATCAGAGTCCAGGTTAAGTTGGCCAGCCCAAAGGCTCCTCCCACAGAGCAGCCTCCTGTAGGTGTCCTTGCCCCAAGGGTGCACCCTGGGGGTTTTGTCCTTCCAGGTCAGCATCTTGCCAGTCCTGGGGTTGCAGACTGTCAGGCCACGGATCAGGTTCAGCCCTCAGACATGTTGACCTGGGCCCTAATGGTTTTCTCCTTTGGCAGTTGTTGCCAACTTTTGAAAACTAGTGCgtttcacataaaaatctggatttctggattctctttaaaaattggaAGATTTGGCAGCACTAGGTCTACATTCCCACCGTTGGCTGGAGTCGCGGGACCCTAGCCACCATGGACTGAGCCCAGCCTCTGCAGTTCCCCGCTGCTCCTGCCTTTCCCCGAGGGCCCCCGTGCTCCTCCAAGTCACCGGGTCTTTCATCCAGCAGAGAGCGGAGTTGTGGCTGGAAGTGTGGCTTGTGCCGTCACACCATCACCCAGAGATTCTGCCTTCGCCCTCCTGAGCAGTGTGATCTTGGGAAAATTACTTCATCTCTTGGTGCTTCAGTTGTCTCTTTCTATACAGTGGGCATAATATACAGCCTACCTCACAGGGCTGATGTGTGGACGAAGTGAGATTAGAGTCATAGCGGATCAGCAGTTGATAACTGTTCCGTGTGGTGGTTGCCATTTTTGTTACTATCCTTCACCCATTTACACCACCTGCCAGGCCGCCACAGCCATTTGAGTCTAGACTAAGGCTGGGCCCCTAAGGTCAAGGATCTGGTGTCTTCGTCTTTTCATTGGCTGCCATCCACTGACACCCAGTGGATGTGACCAGTGAGCCTGTGTTTTGTGGCTGAATGAATGAGTTGGGAGCATAGTAAGAGTAGGGGGCAGTATAGCTCAGTGTTCTGGAGCATGGGCTTGGCTGCTCTCAGATCCCTACTCTACCCTGATTAGTTCTTTAGCTTAGGTGCACCTCAGTGTCCTTACCTGTACAATGGGCATAATAATAGTGTCTGCCACACAGGGTGGTTAAGGGCTATATAGGAGACTGTAGGTCACTTGGCTTAGCCCACACAGGTGTCCTTGGTGGGGTGTTGGTGTCATCATTTGATGTTCATTCTTTCCTGTGGTTGTAACACCACTTTTCTTCCCTGTCTTTACTCTCCTTGCTTTCTCTCTGTTCCTCTGTGTTCAGAGTTTCACTTTGGGGACTGTAGCAGTCAGGATATTTTCAGTTGCATGTAATAGATAGCCGCATTCAGCTAGCTTAAGCAGTAGAGGGGAGATGTGGCTGGGGTAGAGGGAAAAACTAGGGTGGGGGATGCTGGCTGTCTCTCCTCTGTGATGTGCTTGGCTCTGTAGTCCTCGGTGAGTGGGCTTCAGTCTTAGGCTGACTCCCCTGATGGTTACAGGATGGTCACGAAGGTTCAGTCAGGGTCACTTGCCCCTGCCTGTACCCATCGTGGGATCATGCTGATTGGCTCAGGACTAGTAGGACCCAGCCCTGGAGCTggaactaggggcttccctgacaaATTGCAGGTAACCAGTGGGAGATCTGATGTTCCTTCCTGAGCTGTGGTAGCTGTGTCAGAGGGGCTTTGTAGGCTCCTGGCTCCTCCTGGGCTGAGACCCCACGCAAGTCAGCAGACACACCTGGGCAGGCACCTTGGAGAGAGCGGTGCACCTTGGGTCACATGTTGTTGATGCCAAATGTAGGATCAGGGAAGCTGGCATTAGTGGGAGTCACGCCTCAGTAGAGCTGGGAGGTTACACCAGTCTCTCAAGACCAGAGAAAAACACTCTGTCCCCATGAGGCCATTCTCTGTGTGCGCATGTGCGTGAGCTCTGGAGATTGGTGCTCCAGGGGTCCCTGAGGCTCCTGAGCAGCATCAATTGCCCCAGGTCTGTGGCCCCTGGATTGACAGCACAGCTTCGGCTACAGCTTGGGGATGGAGACTGCCTTGTGCTCCACGCACTTCTCCGGAGAGCCCAGCTGCatgaggaaggcaggcagggctCACTGAACACGGGTAGGCAGGCTTGTGTGAGACCCCTGAGTGCTGCTGTTAGAGTCGGGGAGACTCAGGAGTAGGATAGCGTCTGAATCTTTGCAAGGACTCTAACTGGGGAAGTGCGCGTGCGTGTGGCTTCCAGACACAGCCGACTTGGTGGGTTTTGGCGGTAGACTACAGGATGTTGGATTGCATGCTGATTGTGTCACCTTTGGAAGAAGAGGATGAATAAACACATAGCCTTCTCTGCAAGCACAGCACGCCTTAAATTTTGGAGATTCTCAGTCTcgcccaaaaagaaaaaagctctaGACTAACAGCTCTGTCCTCCATTTGATCCTCAAGCTGCCATGAGCAGGTGGGACAGAGACGGAATAATGAAGCTCTGTGTAAGGTGGGCAGATGTGCCCGATGCTGTGGCAGTGAAGCCGTGCCCAGCGATTTATAAATGGTAGTGTTGTCTAGCACGTCGGCCatggtggtgggagggtgggaagaatGGGAACACTGACCTCCCCCAGCCTGCGGCCCACTTTGAGGAGCTCATGGAAGAGGTGAAAGTCACGATGCATATCAGGACAGCTAATAGTGTGAGGAAATGGGGTCACAGCCAAGTGAAGGGTCTGCAGTAGGAGTACTTAGGGGCTAGGGCAGGGCATGTGCCAGGGAAAAGGCAGTGAGCTCCAGAGCCCAGGGAGGGGGCCGAGTTTGAAAAGTATATCCAGAGATAACCAGCTGTGCAGGAACCGAGCCTGGGAAAAAGGCCTCAGATGATAAAGGGCCTGGAATGCCCTGCTAGGGAGTTTGGACCTGACCCAGCACATCCTATGCTCCATTTACTGGTTTTGCTGCGGCCTCCAGTGAGAGGAAGCTGCCTTTGGGGCCTCTTTGTTGTTATGTTTGCAGCCCTGGGGGGACCTGACTTGATTGGGAAGGTTGTGACTCAGTTCCCTGGGGATAGGGGACTCCAGCTTTGAGAGCAGAGACTCTGTGGAAAGAGGGTCATTGGAGAGAAGAGCTTAGGGGTAACTGACTTGTGGGCTTCCCCAAGGGGCCATGGAGGTCTAGGCTGCCCGTGTGCACACTTGGGAGTCTGTGATGCAGGGGTACTGTGACTTAGCTGGGGAAAGGGCTTGGGGAAGGGCCAGGGGGACTTAGTTAATGAAGAAGAGAGGGTTGGGTTTAAGTGTCGAGGGGCTCTGGTTGGGAGGAAAGAATGGTTGGAGGGTTCAGGCTGAGACAACAGGCTGTGGCTGCAGAGAGACTGAGGGGCCACAGATGCTCCGGAGACCCCTGCGCTGGAGGGCAGGCAGCCGGGTCCCTACTGGCTGGtcctcagcctcctctgccccCTGGGCCTGCACCCACATAAGGGCTGCCACTGTCCTAATCTGTGCCCCTGGGACTGTCTTCAGCTGGGCCTGTTTCCTCCCCTCTGGAGCTGTGGGCTGGATGGCAGGATAAGACTCAGACCCATCGTCCTGTCCTTGCTCTGTGTGGCTGGCAATCAGGGCAGAAGGGCTAGGGGACAGAGGAGGTGTGTTTCTGCCCTATACAGAGCTGCCTGGGGTCTGCCCTCGACGGGGCCAGTCCCAGGAAGGCTGAGCCTGGGAACCTTCCCTCAGGACAACATTCCACCCTCATTCCCAGGGAAGCAGAGAATCCACACAACTTGGAGCCTGACCTTGACCCTCTGCTTAGGGTCCTGCTGGGTCTTTTTATAGTGCTGTGGGCCAGCTCAGTGACCCTTGCTTGCTCAGGACCTGCTGCCTGCCTCTCTGGGCAGGCCTCCACATTCTCACCCAGAATCCTCTGTCTAAGCAACCAGGACTGgggcggggctgggagggggACATGAGCCAGAGCCTGGGAGTCCCTAGAGAGTACCACTGAGGCCCCCAAGACCAGTCCTGAGACCCACTGGTGGGTCTGAGTGAGTACTGGCCCCTTTAGCAGGGCTCAGTGTGCATTCCCTGCTTGGGTGCATGAGGAGCAAGGGGTGCCCATGGAGGACTGTGAGCCCACCTGAGGGAGAGCCCTCCAGCAGTGTGAGTGTGAGGGGGTCAAGCCAGACCTGCCCTTGTCTGCATCCTACTTTAGCAGGAGAGGGCCACAGGAACGTGCACACCCTCAAATCTTGGCCTTTTGAAATCTTTAAGATCTAGGGAACATCTGGGGCATCCTCCCAAGCAGGCAGGCAGGTGAGCCCTTGGGGTAGCAGCCATGGATCTGGGGCCTTCTGCCAGGTGACACCTCGGGCTCAGGCATCCCTTGCCAGCTCAGCAGATGCAGAGCCCCAGGTGAAAGGGCCTTTCCCAGGCAGAGTCATGGGTCCTGAGGCCCATGGGACTCCCTGTGTGGAAACTTGGCCTGGAGTTGGAGTTCCAGTGCCCTCAACGATGTGTCTGGAGATTTGCTGAGAACTGAGACAAGTTTGAGGGGCGTATTGACTCAGGTTTAACCTCCCCTCTTCTCAACCCCTCTTCCCCAGTGGGCTCActgcgtctcttcttttctctttgcagAATGCAGAGCCGGAGCCCAGGAGCCTCTCCCTGGGTGGTCATGTGGGTTTCGATAGCCTCCCCGACCAGTTGGTCAGCAAGTCGGTCACTCagggcttcagcttcaacatcctcTGTGTGGGTGAGTGTCATGCCTGGCCAGGGGACAGCCTCCACTGAGGATGGACGAAGCCCTCCTGGGAGATGAGATGCCGCTGTCCTGACTGCCTCATGAGCTGCAAGGGGACCTCCCAGGCAGAGTGACACTTTGAGGGGTCAGGATGAGGCTTTGGGGTGTGTCTCTGCCAGGGTCAAGGACAGAGTTGGAGCCAGGGCCTGACTCAGCTTCCATGAAGAATGGACAGGACTAGGTACCTGAGAGTGCTTTGTACACTGAGAGTATCTGTCACAGTGGTCGGGATCCATGTGTTTGCTTTAAGAACATGTATTGTTGTTCATACCATGTGTCAAGGACACTGTGGTAAACCAGACTGTCTCTCCATTACGTTGTCATGTAGTAAGAGCTCCAGTACTCATCTAAACAAATACACCCCCCAACAGGGAGGCGCTGGAAGGTTCTATGTGTCTCAGGCCACAAAAAGTTCTGCCAGACCCTCCACAGGTGCTCTGGGAACCCCTTGGAAAGCAGCCTCTCCTGAACCTCCCCGCCCCAGTTAAAGCTTCGTGGAGTCGAGGCCACCCATGACGTGGGCTGAGCCACTGGTTCTTGTAGACCTCGGCCCTGCTGGCCCCATGGCCTTCCTGGGCCCAGGAGGAACGGCATGCAGAGCAGGTGACCAGGTCCCATTGAGGCCAGAAGAGGCCAGGGTCCATTGGTGTCTCCCAGCTGCCTGGCTCTGCCTCTTCTCACTCCCAGCAGAAACACCTTACACAACCCACATAGCTACGTCTTATGTCCAGGACAGCCTTTTGGCTCTTCCTTCCACATGTTATTTCTGAGGCCACTAAGAAGGGATGGTTCTTGGGGTTACGGACAgtaagggatggagtgggaggcctGCCCCTCTCTTGTATGGAGACCAAGGGTGCCTGAGCCCCTCCTGGCCCAGCTAGGAGCCAGGACAGCCCCAGTTCCAGTCTGTGACACCCCTCTGCCCACTCCCCGCTCCCCTAGGGGAGACTGGCATTGGCAAGTCCACACTGATGAACACGCTCTTCAACACGACCTTTGAGACCGAGGAAGCCAGTCACCATGAGGAGTGTGTGCGCCTGCGGCCCCAGACTTACGATCTCCAGGAGAGCAACGTGCAGCTCAAGCTGACCATCGTGGATGCCGTGGGCTTTGGAGATCAGATCAATAAGGATGAGAGGCAAGAGGCAGGACGGGCGGTGTCTTCCCCGTCCCTCCATGTTGGCCGTGGTTCTAACACTCTGCCCTAGCGCTCCGCACTCCTTGCTGCCCCCAGACAAGTGACCAAGCCCGCACTCCATGAGGTCCATGGGAGGGCTGCCTGGAGAATGTCTAAGGTCCTGAGGACCCCGTGGGGGACCAGGAGATGGGGTCAGCCACCTGTACCCAGGCAGGAATCCCCAGGCAGAAGCTGTTTGTTCTCAcagagagaaggctggtgggccgCTTGGCTGGGCTCCGGGCCCGGGGCCGTGGCTCCGCTGTCTGCCTCCCTGTGACGGAGCTGTCTGTAGTTACAGGCCCATCGTCGACTATATCGACGCGCAGTTTGAAAACTATCTGCAGGAGGAGCTGAAGATCCGCCGTTCGCTCTTCGACTACCACGACACGAGGATCCATGTCTGCCTCTACTTCATCACGCCCACGGGGCACTCCCTCAAGTCCCTGGATCTGGTGACCATGAAGAAACTGGACAGCAAGGTGTGGCCCCCTTCCGGTGGATCCTGTGGGCGCCCTGTCCACGGAGGCGGGGTGTGGTCGCTGCCTGTGACTGTCCGCTGCATTCCCCGGGGACTGGGGCTGGGGGCTTGCAGAATTGGCTTGGTTCTCTTGCTGTATCTTCTCTTGTGTCTGTCCCTGTGCCTCCAGCCGGCCCCCGTTGATCTGACCTCTTCAGAGCTCTGTCCTTGCCTCTGGCCCTGGGCACCTTCCCTCCAGCTGAGATGATTCTTATTCTCAGCCTGGTGGCTCCTTGCATCCTCCCCGTCCCCCTAGAGTTACTTCCCCACCTcgcccctgcccctctgcccctctGACCTCTGCTCCCCAGAGCATGCTGAttctttgctctttttctctctctcaattcCTAGTTCCTCTGCTCCCTTCACTTCCCTTGCTCTTCCTTCTGTGACTTTCCCTTGGGGTCCTCCTGAGGCCAGCAGAGAGAGGAGAGTTAAGCCCCAGAATTGGAGTAGGCATGAGGAGTGTGTATTTAAAAGGCAACTTCATGTGAATGACAGGAGCGATGAGGGGTTGTGGAGGGTGTGCAACCCCAGGGTCACCTGTCAGCTCTCATGTGACTCTGTTCCCCATCTCAGGAGTTAATTTTCACTGTGAACAATGAGATAACTTTGGCCTGGGAGATACTGAGGTcttcctgtggctactgctaatGGGTCATCTAACTTGTGTAGGGGCACAGCCCCCTGGCTGCCACCCCTGTCAGGCCCCACACTGGCTAAGACCTTCCGAGCACTCTGGGTCAAAGCTGGATATGCCCACAGGACAAATTTGGGGCTGGATGGAGGTTTAGCAGAGCAGGGAGGGGCTGTAAGAAGCACTGCAACCAATTGTCACAGCCTGTCAGAATGGTCCCACCTGTCTGGGTTCAGGCTGGGACTCCACTGGGGAGCTTTGGGAGCAGCTCCATCTCTTTGGcttcctgcccctctgcccaggGGTGTGACCTGAGAAGAGCTATCCACAGTCAGGGAGCAACTCACCCCTGACCCCTCTCCACGGTCCTGGCAGGTGAACATTATTCCCATCATTGCCAAAGCTGACACCATCTCCAAGAGTGAGCTCCACAAGTTCAAGATCAAGATCATGGGTGAGCTGGTCAGCAATGGGGTCCAGATCTACCAGTTTCCCACGGATGATGAGGCTGTTGCCGAGATTAATGCAGTCATGAATGTGAGCACTGGGCAAGGGCCTGAGGGCTCTGGGGTTGGAGGGTTTGGAGCTAGCCCCTGGCCACTGTCTTTTCCCTGGGTTCTAGCCTTAGCTCTCCAGGGAAGATGGCTGGGAACCAGGAGCTGGCCAGTCCTGAATCCTCCAGACAGGGGATGGGAAGAATCGGGTATTGGGCTGGTCCTGGAACTTCCCCAGGTTTAAGTACCCCAAGGTATGAACTCAAGGCAGGGACCTGAAACCTGCAGGATTGAGCAGGCAGGATGCCCGGACTTGGGAACCTAGAAGAGAGGCCCAAAGGTCTTTTCAGGGAGCTTCTACCCCGGGGGAGCCCATGGACTGAAAGAATACCCTATAACAAGAGGAACAGGGTTGTGGGTTCAGCCCACTCCCTTGTTTGGAGGTCCCAGGATAATTCTCTAAAGGAGAGCCCCAAAGTGAGCATCTGGCCCCACCTTGTTCGGGTCTGGGCAACCCCTCCCTGGGGCCCAGGGGCAGCGAGGGTGGGTCTGTCCACTAGCCCGTGTCTGCACAGTGCTCACATACACCTGGGCCCCTTTCCAGGCTCACCTGCCCTTTGCCGTGGTGGGCAGCACCGAGGAGGTGAAGGTGGGGAACAAACTGGTGCGAGCGCGGCAGTACCCTTGGGGCGTGGTGCAGGGTGAGTGTGGCGGTGAGAGCACAGCCCTGGTTGGGAGCCTGGACTCAGTCCCCTGTCCTGTGTCCTCCCCATGACCATCTGCTGCCTGTCTTCCCTCTGGGGTCGGCCTCTCACACCCCACCGCTGTCCTGCACCCTGTCCCCTCCGTGCTGGTGGCCGGGTCCCTGTCTGATGCCCACGTGCTCTCCACTTCCAGTGGAGAACGAGAATCACTGCGACTTCGTGAAGCTCCGGGAGATGTTGATCCGGGTGAACATGGAGGACCTCCGCGAGCAGACACACAGTCGGCACTATGAGCTCTACCGGCGCTGCAAACTGGAGGAGATGGGCTTCCAGGACAGTGATGGTGACAGCCAGCCTTTCAGGTGACAGCCTGTCTCCCCAGCCACAACCAGACTTGACTTGTGAGCcaggtggggagagaggctgCTGGGACAGTAGCATCCTCCCCTGACCCCATGTGTCCACGTGATTCCAGCCCTCTGACTCTGGCCAGCCCCATCCCACCGTGATCCCCTCTTTGGCCTCTTCTCTCTGGGTCTCCACAGCCTCCAGGAAACATACGAGGCCAAGAGGAAGGAGTTCCTGAGTGAGCtccagaggaaggaggaagagatgaGGCAGatgtttgtcaacaaagtgaaggagacagagctggagttgaaggagaaggagagagaggtgtGTGCTGGGCtcggggggtgtgtgtgtggcaagGCCAGGCCAGAGAGGGCCCAGGCTCCTCCGGGCCCCACACAGAGCCGGCCTCCCCACCTTCTGCTCCCAGCTCCACGAGAAGTTCGAGCACCTCAAGCGGCTGCACCAGGAGGAGAAGCGCAAGGTGGAGGAGAAGCGCCGGGAACTGGAGGAGGAGACCAACGCCTTCAATCGCAGGAAGGCAGCAGTGGAGGCCCTGCAGTCTCAGGCCCTGCATGCCACCTCGCAGCAGCCTCTGAGGAAGGACAAGGACAAGAAGAAGTAGGTGGTGGGCTCCCTGCCCCGCGCTGGCTGGCTCGCTCTCGCTCTTACTCATTCTCGCTGGCTCGCCATTTTGCTGTCTCCTTTCACTCGCTCTCCACCTCATTCTTGCTCACCTTTCTTCTTTCAGTGGTGATCTTCACATCCTCAGGCATCAAGCGTTCATGCCCACTCTTGTGTTTGTGCACAAGTGGCTCCTCTCCCCACTCTTCTACCCCACACCCTGtttttttctctatctctttttctctttctcctgcagACCCCTCAAGAGCTGGGTGGAGAAGGCTGGGCCACACAGGCAGGGAGTGGCCCCTGAGAGGGTCCTAGGGTCTCAGGGAAGGTCCTTCAGGCCAGGAGATGGTCAGGGCTTGGGAATGTCAGCCTTTTCAGACAGATTCCAAATGCTCCTGTGGTTTCTGCTTGGACAGCTGTGGTGCCTCCCCCTCAGTCCTGAGACTGTGGACGTGGGGCCCGTTTTGGCAGGTGGGTGGTAACTGAGGGCAGTGGAGACCTCAGCCCAGCCAGCACTGATCCCCGGACACCGTGGTTACGACCTGCTGAAGGAAGGACAGCAGCTCCCTGGAGGGGCTGTGTGAGTCCTACTGAAGAGAGGAGCTGCTCCTTAAGCAGAGGCTGGAGCTGTCCTCCGAGCGTAGCTTTAGAGGAGAGAGAgtgatgggagaggggaggagatggagTGATGGGGGAGAGCAGGAGGCTTTTCCCAGCCTCCAGGAGTGCAGTCAACTTTGGCAAGGTGGGGGCTGCTCTAAGCCTCTTCTCCTTGGCATAGCCTGATTCCATGCGCACAGCTGGATCCCAGATGCtctgggtaggggtggggagtgcctcccttccctgccccactTCATTCAGTGTCCCCCAGAGCATCTCTCCATGGGGATCCTGTCTGCCCCGGCTTCTCCCTGCCCCTGGTCTGTGTCTGGTACCTTCTTTCTCTTGCCAGCCTGGAAACTACGCAGGTATACTCACCTTGGCCCTCATTCTTATTCTCTTGGAATTCCAGTTCCTTCTTGAATGTTTGGGAACGTGTGTGTTCAGGCTGTTCCTTCCTTGGTGGCAGTGGAGCCTTGTGGTTAGGGCCATGCAGTGCATAGCTGTGGCCCTGGGGTGCTGCCTGTGGCACtggccctccccctgcccccaggattGCGTTCCCTAATGCTGCACACATGCATGACACATGTACACTGTCTCACTCTTGCCCCATCACATACACAGATCCAGACACATCTCCACTAACACACACAGTCTCCGAGACACACAGGCACAGAGGCACAGACACATCAAAGTTTAAAAAGCTTCTCCCTGGGGAAGACCAGGGGACAGAACCAGGCATTTAGGAACTGGATGCCAGTTCTCATTCCTGAGgcctgtctcctgctttgggacAGACCCTGCAGTCTCTCCCACCCTGCTGACTGGCCCGccttccctcacccccacccacacCAGCCGTTGGTCCTGCTGCAGCAGATAAGCCCCTGCTGGTCCCCAGCCCCACACTCCTCTCAACTGTGCACATTTCCCTTCTGCTTTGCATTTACTTCCGGCCCTGTCTAGATGTTGGTGAGCTTGGTGAGCACGCAGGCTCTGTGAATTGCAACCCATGTGGATTTTGAGCTGGTAGCTCAGAAATCTGGTTTCTCCTGGGAAGCGGTATGCTATCCATGACCCAGTGCTGGCTCCCAAAGAGACTTTGCCTTGCTCCCTGCCAGCTTAGCCCAGGCCatcttgttttcttattattttttttctttttcttaaaaaaaaaataaaggcaggcAGAGTCCCCTAGGAAGTAAGGTATGAAGAAGCCACTCAAAAGCAGCTCAAGGACCTGTGGCCAGGTCAAGGTGTTGAGggccagtgggggtggggtgcaggctGGCTGCAGGGGCACCAGGCCAACTCAGGGTGGGGCTCATCACTGATGTCAGATCTCCCTGCTTTTTTTCGTGTGATGTGGGCCTGGAGAACAGGTCTTTTCTGTTTGCTGGACATTCCAGAAAGCTTCAGTCAGTTTGGCCTCTGGGAGAGAGCCCTCTCCTCCCATGCTGGCCTTGCAGAGGCCAGGAGTGGGGTGGGTGGGCTGGCTGGGAGcaccccttcc encodes:
- the SEPTIN8 gene encoding septin-8 isoform X1, which produces MNTLFNTTFETEEASHHEECVRLRPQTYDLQESNVQLKLTIVDAVGFGDQINKDESYRPIVDYIDAQFENYLQEELKIRRSLFDYHDTRIHVCLYFITPTGHSLKSLDLVTMKKLDSKVNIIPIIAKADTISKSELHKFKIKIMGELVSNGVQIYQFPTDDEAVAEINAVMNAHLPFAVVGSTEEVKVGNKLVRARQYPWGVVQVENENHCDFVKLREMLIRVNMEDLREQTHSRHYELYRRCKLEEMGFQDSDGDSQPFSLQETYEAKRKEFLSELQRKEEEMRQMFVNKVKETELELKEKERELHEKFEHLKRLHQEEKRKVEEKRRELEEETNAFNRRKAAVEALQSQALHATSQQPLRKDKDKKKSDIGVQQSGMSLSSSKVMMTKASVEPLNCSSWWPAIQCCSCLVRDATWREGFL
- the SEPTIN8 gene encoding septin-8 isoform X9; this translates as MAATDLERFSNAEPEPRSLSLGGHVGFDSLPDQLVSKSVTQGFSFNILCVGETGIGKSTLMNTLFNTTFETEEASHHEECVRLRPQTYDLQESNVQLKLTIVDAVGFGDQINKDERPIVDYIDAQFENYLQEELKIRRSLFDYHDTRIHVCLYFITPTGHSLKSLDLVTMKKLDSKVNIIPIIAKADTISKSELHKFKIKIMGELVSNGVQIYQFPTDDEAVAEINAVMNAHLPFAVVGSTEEVKVGNKLVRARQYPWGVVQVENENHCDFVKLREMLIRVNMEDLREQTHSRHYELYRRCKLEEMGFQDSDGDSQPFSLQETYEAKRKEFLSELQRKEEEMRQMFVNKVKETELELKEKERELHEKFEHLKRLHQEEKRKVEEKRRELEEETNAFNRRKAAVEALQSQALHATSQQPLRKDKDKKN
- the SEPTIN8 gene encoding septin-8 isoform X3, with translation MNTLFNTTFETEEASHHEECVRLRPQTYDLQESNVQLKLTIVDAVGFGDQINKDERPIVDYIDAQFENYLQEELKIRRSLFDYHDTRIHVCLYFITPTGHSLKSLDLVTMKKLDSKVNIIPIIAKADTISKSELHKFKIKIMGELVSNGVQIYQFPTDDEAVAEINAVMNAHLPFAVVGSTEEVKVGNKLVRARQYPWGVVQVENENHCDFVKLREMLIRVNMEDLREQTHSRHYELYRRCKLEEMGFQDSDGDSQPFSLQETYEAKRKEFLSELQRKEEEMRQMFVNKVKETELELKEKERELHEKFEHLKRLHQEEKRKVEEKRRELEEETNAFNRRKAAVEALQSQALHATSQQPLRKDKDKKKASGWSSIYSVTIP
- the SEPTIN8 gene encoding septin-8 isoform X7; this encodes MAATDLERFSNAEPEPRSLSLGGHVGFDSLPDQLVSKSVTQGFSFNILCVGETGIGKSTLMNTLFNTTFETEEASHHEECVRLRPQTYDLQESNVQLKLTIVDAVGFGDQINKDESYRPIVDYIDAQFENYLQEELKIRRSLFDYHDTRIHVCLYFITPTGHSLKSLDLVTMKKLDSKVNIIPIIAKADTISKSELHKFKIKIMGELVSNGVQIYQFPTDDEAVAEINAVMNAHLPFAVVGSTEEVKVGNKLVRARQYPWGVVQVENENHCDFVKLREMLIRVNMEDLREQTHSRHYELYRRCKLEEMGFQDSDGDSQPFSLQETYEAKRKEFLSELQRKEEEMRQMFVNKVKETELELKEKERELHEKFEHLKRLHQEEKRKVEEKRRELEEETNAFNRRKAAVEALQSQALHATSQQPLRKDKDKKKASGWSSIYSVTIP
- the SEPTIN8 gene encoding septin-8 isoform X8, producing the protein MAATDLERFSNAEPEPRSLSLGGHVGFDSLPDQLVSKSVTQGFSFNILCVGETGIGKSTLMNTLFNTTFETEEASHHEECVRLRPQTYDLQESNVQLKLTIVDAVGFGDQINKDESYRPIVDYIDAQFENYLQEELKIRRSLFDYHDTRIHVCLYFITPTGHSLKSLDLVTMKKLDSKVNIIPIIAKADTISKSELHKFKIKIMGELVSNGVQIYQFPTDDEAVAEINAVMNAHLPFAVVGSTEEVKVGNKLVRARQYPWGVVQVENENHCDFVKLREMLIRVNMEDLREQTHSRHYELYRRCKLEEMGFQDSDGDSQPFSLQETYEAKRKEFLSELQRKEEEMRQMFVNKVKETELELKEKERELHEKFEHLKRLHQEEKRKVEEKRRELEEETNAFNRRKAAVEALQSQALHATSQQPLRKDKDKKN
- the SEPTIN8 gene encoding septin-8 isoform X4, whose amino-acid sequence is MAATDLERFSNAEPEPRSLSLGGHVGFDSLPDQLVSKSVTQGFSFNILCVGETGIGKSTLMNTLFNTTFETEEASHHEECVRLRPQTYDLQESNVQLKLTIVDAVGFGDQINKDESYRPIVDYIDAQFENYLQEELKIRRSLFDYHDTRIHVCLYFITPTGHSLKSLDLVTMKKLDSKVNIIPIIAKADTISKSELHKFKIKIMGELVSNGVQIYQFPTDDEAVAEINAVMNAHLPFAVVGSTEEVKVGNKLVRARQYPWGVVQVENENHCDFVKLREMLIRVNMEDLREQTHSRHYELYRRCKLEEMGFQDSDGDSQPFSLQETYEAKRKEFLSELQRKEEEMRQMFVNKVKETELELKEKERELHEKFEHLKRLHQEEKRKVEEKRRELEEETNAFNRRKAAVEALQSQALHATSQQPLRKDKDKKNRSDIGVQQSGMSLSSSKVMMTKASVEPLNCSSWWPAIQCCSCLVRDATWREGFL
- the SEPTIN8 gene encoding septin-8 isoform X2, with the translated sequence MNTLFNTTFETEEASHHEECVRLRPQTYDLQESNVQLKLTIVDAVGFGDQINKDERPIVDYIDAQFENYLQEELKIRRSLFDYHDTRIHVCLYFITPTGHSLKSLDLVTMKKLDSKVNIIPIIAKADTISKSELHKFKIKIMGELVSNGVQIYQFPTDDEAVAEINAVMNAHLPFAVVGSTEEVKVGNKLVRARQYPWGVVQVENENHCDFVKLREMLIRVNMEDLREQTHSRHYELYRRCKLEEMGFQDSDGDSQPFSLQETYEAKRKEFLSELQRKEEEMRQMFVNKVKETELELKEKERELHEKFEHLKRLHQEEKRKVEEKRRELEEETNAFNRRKAAVEALQSQALHATSQQPLRKDKDKKNRSDIGVQQSGMSLSSSKVMMTKASVEPLNCSSWWPAIQCCSCLVRDATWREGFL
- the SEPTIN8 gene encoding septin-8 isoform X6 is translated as MNTLFNTTFETEEASHHEECVRLRPQTYDLQESNVQLKLTIVDAVGFGDQINKDESYRPIVDYIDAQFENYLQEELKIRRSLFDYHDTRIHVCLYFITPTGHSLKSLDLVTMKKLDSKVNIIPIIAKADTISKSELHKFKIKIMGELVSNGVQIYQFPTDDEAVAEINAVMNAHLPFAVVGSTEEVKVGNKLVRARQYPWGVVQVENENHCDFVKLREMLIRVNMEDLREQTHSRHYELYRRCKLEEMGFQDSDGDSQPFSLQETYEAKRKEFLSELQRKEEEMRQMFVNKVKETELELKEKERELHEKFEHLKRLHQEEKRKVEEKRRELEEETNAFNRRKAAVEALQSQALHATSQQPLRKDKDKKKS